A segment of the uncultured Desulfobulbus sp. genome:
GGAACGGCGGAAAGCGTGGGGCTGCAGAGCAACCTCTTTGCCCCGGTCGACAAAAAATGGAAAATCTTCATCCGCCAAAACGGTGAGCAGCGGGTTGATCTCCCCTTTCCCTTTTTCGGGCCGATTCGCCGCCTTCCCGGCATGGGAACGCCCACCAGATCGACGGAACCGCAAAACCTGAACCCAAAGGCGCTCGCGGAAAAACTGCTGATGGAGCGCTATCTCCCTGCACGGGTCATCGTCAACGACAATAACGAGGTCGTCCATTTTTCCAAAGAGGCCAACAGCTTTCTCGTTACCCCGGAAGGAGAACCGACTCGCGATCTTTTGCGCCTGGGTCGCGAAGAACTCCGTCCCGCCCTTCGCGCCGCCATCTACAAGGCCTTTTCCGAACACAAGGAAAATCGCTTTCAGGGGATCAAGGTAAATGGTGAGGGTGGTGACCAGTTCATCAACCTCATTGTCCTGCCCCTGGTCAACAATGTTCCCGGCGAAAAGCTGGCCCTGGTCATTTTCGAGCCCGCGCCTTCCCCGCAGGTGGTTGCCCTTCCGCAAAGCGAGACTGCAGCGATTGATGACGGTTCGCGTGATGCCGTTGTCCGTCACCTCGAAGAGCAGTTGCGGGTCACCAGTGAACAACTCCAGGCCACCTGCGAGCAGCTCGAATCCTCCAATGAGGGGTTTCTGTTGGCCAACGAAGAGCTGATGGCCACCAACGAGGAACTGCAGTCGGCCAACGAGGAACTGCAGGCGACCAATGAGGAGTTGGAGACCTCCAAGGAGGAACTGCAGGCCCTGAACGAGGAGTTGATCACCCTCAATGTGGAGCTGCATGGCAAGATTGAGGAACTCGACCGGACCAACACCGATCTGGAGAACCTGTTCACCAGTGCGGACATTGCCACCATCTTTTTGGATCGCTCGCTCCATATCAAGCGATTTTCCCCAGCCATGGCCAAGCTGTTCAACCTGATTCCGGCCGATATCGGTCGGCCGTTTCGCCACCTCTCCGGCATCGCCGATTGGACGGAGCTGCCCACGGATGCAGCCGCGGTCCTCGACAACCACCCTCCTCGGGAACGGGAAGTCGACCTGCCCGATGACGAGCGCAGCTTCATCATGCGGGTGCTGCCCTATCGCAATACCGACAACACCATCGGCGGCATTGTCCTTACCCTGATCGATATCAGCCAACGCAAAAAGATGGAGATGGCCCTCAAAGAGAGCGAATCCACCCTGCGGCTCTTCATCGAGCAGGCTCCGGCGAGCCTGGCCATGTTTGACCGTGACATGCGCTATCTCCAGGTAAGTCGCCGCTGGCTCGATGATTACGGCTTGAACGAGGAAGATATCATTGTTCAATCGCACTACGAGCTCTTTCCGGCAATCACCGAAAAATGGAAAGAGGCCCATCAGAGAGGGATGAACGGAGAGATTCTCCGCTGTGAGGCCGATCTCTTTGTCCGCGCCGATGGCAACAAGCGCTGGATCCGTTGGGAAATCAGGCCCTGGGTGGATGCGGAAGAGCGGATCGGCGGCATTGTCATTTTCACCGAGGATATCACCGCGATTAAAGAGGCAGAGGAAGAACTGCTCCGCTCGGCCGAATTACGACGTCTGGCATTGGATGGAGCCGGTCTGGGGGCCTGGGAACATAATCTGGTGACAGATCGTATCACCTGGAGCCCACTCAGCTACAGGCTGTTTGCCATCGAACCGGGCACCGAAGTAAGTTTTGAGCAAATTCTGGAGAAAATCCATCCGGAGGATCGGGAAATTTTTTCGCAAGCAGTGGAAGAGGCCCTGCACGAAGAGCACCAGGGCATCTTCCGCTGCGAACACCGGATCATCTGGCCCGATGGCTCCGAACATTGGCTACTTGCCCATGGCCAGGTCTACTTCGAGGGCGTGGAGGCCGAGCGAAAACCGGTGCGAATCGCCGGGGTCAGCTGGGAAATCACCGAGGAAAAGTTGGCAGCCCTCCAGTCGGCCCGACTTGCCTCGATCGTGTCCTCCTCGGACGATGCCATCATTTCGAAAAATTTGCAGGGCATCATTCGCAGTTGGAATCTTGGCGCCGAACGGCTCTTTGGCTACCAGGCCCAGGAAGTAATCGGTAAACCGATCACCCTGATCATTCCCGAGGAGTTGCTTCATGAAGAGGAGCAGATCCAAAAAACTCTGGTCGCTGGAGGTCGGCTCGATCATTTTGAAACAACCCGCCTCACGAAAAACGGTGAAAAAGTCGATGTTTCCCTCACCGTCTCCCCGCTTTTGGACGACAAGGGCAACATTGTCGGTTTTTCCAAAATAGCCCGTGATATCACCGAAAAAATCCGCTCGGCCAAGGCTTTGGAGGAGAGTGAAGAGCGGCTGCGGCTGACCTTGGAGGCCACCAGCGAAGCACTCTGGGATTGGGATGTCCCCACGGGCACGATACACCGTTCCGCCCGATACTATACGCTCGTCAATCGTCGGCCGGAGGAGGACAACCACGACTATTCCTTCTTTACCAGCAATATCCATCCCGATGATCTGGAGCAGGTTCTTGCCATCATCGAGGCGCACAAACGAGGCGAATCGGAATTCATCGAATACGATTTCCGCCTCCATCCGAACAATCACAGCGACAGATGGCTCAAGGTCAAAGGCAAGGCAGTGTCACGCGACGTACAAGGTGCGCCGCTGCGGATCGTCGGCACCCTTGCCGATGTCACCCACCTCAAACATCAGGAGGAGGCACTTCTGCAAAGTGAGCGCCACCGCACCCTGGCCTTGGAGGCGGCCATGGCCGGCACCTGGGAGTGGGAACTGGCAAGCAATGCCATGCTCTGGTCGGATGAGGTCTGGGCCCTGTATGGTCTGCCGCCGCATTCCTGCCACCCCACCTATGAGGCCTGGGTCAACACCATTCATCCAGAGGATCGAGAGCAGACGATCCAGGCGCTGCACCTATCGGTGGAGCAACGGGCACCCTTTCGTCTTGAATGGCGCAGTCAGCCACAGGACCATGCCGACGACCGTTGGCTGATGGCCAAAGGCATGCCCTCCTTCAACAAGGATGCAACCCTGGAAAAATACATCGGGGTTGTCATGGACATAACCGAACGCAGGGAAAACGAGATTTCAAGACGTCTGCTCGAGGGGCAGTTGCAGCAGGCGCAGAAGATGGAGGCCATCGGCACCCTTGCCGGAGGCATTGCCCACGATTTCAACAACATACTTGCTGCAATCATGGGTTATACCGAAATGGCCAGAGATATGCGCGCCTCCCGGGCGGATATCAAAAAGGATCTGGATAAGGTCTTGGAAGCCGGAGGAAGGGCGGTCAATCTCGTTCGCCAGATCCTGGCCTTCAGCCGTCAAAATCAGACCGAACGGGTTCCCCTTGAACCTATCCACGTGGTCAAGGAGGCGATCAGGCTGCTTCGGCCGGCCCTACCGTCCACCATCACCATCAAACCCATTCACCAGACAAGCAGCCAGTGCATCCTCGCCGACCCTACCCAGATCCACCAGGTGGTGATGAACCTCTGCACCAACGCCTTCCATGCCATGGAGGTCACCGGTGGCGAACTGACCATCAGGCTCGAAGATTGTCACCTCAAGCCCGAGGATCTCGCCCTGTACTCCAAGGTCCAGCCGGGCAACTTCGTCCGACTCTCCATTGCCGATACCGGACCCGGGATTGCACCGGAGATCATGGACAAGATCTTTGATCCCTATTTCACCACCAAGGAAGTTGGGCGAGGCACCGGGCTGGGCCTCTCCATTGTCCATGGTATAGCGACCGCGGCTGATGGCTTTGTCCGCTGCGAGAGCCGAATTGGCGAGGGGACGGTGTTTCATGTCTATTTTCCGGCGGTTCCCCGCGAAACCCAGCCCGTGCCGGCGCAGATTGAGGTCGAGTATTCCGGCAACGAACGAATTTTGCTCATTGACGACGAAGAAATTTTGGCCGAAATGGAACAAGGGATGCTTGAGCAGCTCGGCTATCAGGTCACCCCCCAGACAAGCAGTCTCCAGGCACTGGAACTGTTCCGGGAGAACCCTGGGAACTTTGACGCTGTGGTCACCGATCAGACCATGCCCGGTATGACCGGTATGGAGCTGGCACGAAAACTGTTGGAGATACGCCCCGAACTGCCAATCATTCTCTGTACGGGCTTCAGTACCCTGATCGACGAAGAACAGGCCCGTAAATGCGGCATCAGGGGGTTCGTGATGAAGCCATTGGCCATTAAGAAGTTGGCTCAGCTCCTCAGAAAGGTGCTCAGTGAGGGAAAGCTGTGACGGGAAAAAAGCCGCTTACCGCCTCTATGAGGTGGTGAGCAGCTTTTCGTGGAGACACCGAGGCAAAGCAGGGGACAGCGTCACTTGACCCGCTCTTCGTAGGGAACGCGGCTGATCTCACACCAGACGTTTTCCCGGGCGACCAGTCCATTGGAACTTTTCCCTGTCAGATCAATGGATTCCTGGCCATTTTCTGCATAGACCACGCACCACTCGGTACCGGCCGTGTTATACAAATGCCAATCCTCGCTGTAGCGCTCATTCTCATTGTGAGAGGCTGCAGAAACAAAGGGATAGCTCTTCAGGGTTTTCTCATCAACGGCCTTGGCCTCACCATTATGAACAACATAAAATTTTTTCACCATTATCTCCTGTGAGAAGAGGTCATCATTAATTAGGTTTTACCAAAATAATAATGGTTATCAATCAGGCTTGCCGTTCTCGTAAAAAGCCTCGAGAACGACGTTTCGAGCTTCGTAAGTTGCTGATTTCACAACGCGTTACATCCAGGCTTTTGACTTTTTACTAGGTCATCAGATTTGACAAGAGGAAAAAATTAGGGCAAGGGATTTTTCCTCCGTCCCCGGGGGAGCACCATTTTCCCGGCAATCAGCAAATTTGCGAATCAGCCAATCACCGCTTGCCAAGCTCAAGGGTTCTCCCCTAAGATACGAGCCAGTACGTTCTTCTCTTCTGAATATCGGGGCGAATCCCTAGGGTTTGCCGTGTGCATCTTTCGCCCCATTCCTCATCAGCCTCCATGAACATGCATTTCTCCATTCGCCTCAAACTCTTTTTCAGCCATATCCTTGCGATCCTGCTGGTTTCCGGAAGCATTGGCACATATTTTTACGCCAGTGCCGCCGACAGTCTTTTGCAAGGGCTCAAGGAACGGCTTCAGTCCAGCGCCGCCCTGATCAGCCAGATGCTCGACGCCGACGACCTTCGGGCCATCACCACCGAACAAGCAGCCCAACAGGGGGAATATGTCCAATCCCTGGCACTGCTGCGGCAACTGCGGCGCATGAATCCGGACATTGCCTTTTTGTATGTGATGCGGCAGGAAGGGGAAAAGGTCTATTTTGTGGTCGATTCCGATGAGTCGGAGCACCAGGCGCTCCCGGGCCAGGAGTACACTGCGGTCGTCCCCGGGCTGATCAACGGCTTTACCGGGGTCAGCGTGGATGAGGCTATCACCACCGACAAGTGGGGCGCGTTTCTCTCGGGCTATGCCCCACTGAAAAACGGGCGCGGCCAGTACCTGGTGGGGATGGATATGCGTGCGGACAAGGTCTACAGCAAATACCGGGGCCTGCGCATCTCCGGAGTCTGCTCGTTGCTGGCCTCCATCGCCCTGGCCTTTGTATTCTCAAGATACCTCGCCTCCCGCTTCACCGGCCCGATAGACCTGGCCGTTGAACGCTGCACAGCCATTGCCAAGGGAAGATTGGACGAACAGATCACCCAGAGTACCAACGATGAACTCGACCAGCTGCTCAAGGCCTTTAACGAGATGTCGTCGGCCCTGGCCCAGAGCGAGCAGGTGAAACAGGAAGCCTTTACCGCCCTGCAACGCTCCAAGGATGAGCTGGAAATTCGCGTCCAGCAGCGCACCAGCGATCTCAACGAGGTCAATACCAGGCTCAGCCACGAAATTGCTCAACGGATCATTGCCCAAAATGCGCTCCAGGAAGCGGCCATGGTCGATCCGCTCACCCAGCTCTTCAACCGCCGGGCAATGAGCGAACGCTTTGAACACGAAAGCAAACGCAGCCTGCGCAACCGGATGCCGTTCACCATTGTGTTCATCGATCTGGATCACTTCAAGGAGGTCAACGACCAGTTGGGCCACGATGCCGGCGATACCATCCTGATCGAGACAGCTATACGAATGAAGAGCATGCTCCGCAGCCAGGACCTGGTGGCACGCTGGGGTGGAGAGGAGTTCGTCATCCTCCTCCCGGAGACCGAGCTCTGCAGCGGACTGCTGGTGGCGGAGAAAATCCGCAGCCGCATCGGCGATACGCCCTTCTATGCGGGCGGGGTGGCGGTGGAAGTGACAGCCAGTTTCGGCCTGGCCGAATACGAGCCGGGCGGTGATGTGGCGCGGGTCTTGAAAGAGGCGGATGAGGCGGTCTTCCTTGCCAAGAACAAGGGCAGAAACCGGATCGAACTGGCAACGGGCAGGAGTTGCGGCTAAGAGAAAAACGTAAAGAAAAAAGCTACACCCGGACCATGTCCGCCGGGTGTAGCAAAAACTTCAGGCCTTTGTTTGCCCGAACTGCTCGTAGCTGACCTGATTGCGGCAAAGCGAGGCATCGCCATGCCCTTTCTTGGTCTCGGTGGGATAGCCGATGCCCACCATGGCCAGGACCATCAGTCCTTCGGGCAAGCCAAGCAGGTGGCTCATATACTCCTGTGAGGACGTTCCGTCATCCCGAGAACGCAGGCGCAACTGCACCCAACAGCTGCCAAGCCCCAGATCGGTCGCCTCGAGATGGATCAGGGTGGTGGCAATAGCGGCATCCTCCACCCAGACATCGCTCTTGGCGGGATCGGCGCAGACCACGATCACCAGCGGGGCACCGGCAAGAAAGGTGGCGCCATGGGCCTTGGACACCGACAAATCCTTGATGCGCGCCTTGTCCGTGACCACGACAAACTCCCAGGGGTTGTTCCCCTTGGAGGAAGGAGAGCGCAGGGCCGCCTCCAAAAGCAGGTCCAGCTTTTCCTGCTCCACCGGCTGCTCGTTGAAACGGCGAAGGCTTCGACGGGAACGCAACAAATCGATCAACATGAGACGCCTCACTTGGTTGGGTTGAAAGGGGGCATCAGGCCAGAGCCTGGGCGATTTCCCGCTGAATGGCGCTGATGCAGCCTGCGGGATCTTCGGCATCGCGAATGGGACGGCCAATGACCAGGTAATCGGCGCCGTCGGCAATGGCGCGGCCCGGAGTGGCCACCCGCTGCTGATCGTTGGGATCGGTACCGGACGGACGAATTCCCGGGGTCACCATGACAAATTCCTGCCCCAGCTGTTCCCGCAGCAGGGCCGCCTCCATGGCCGAACAGACAATGCCGTGGCAGCCAAGGCCAATCACGGTTCGCGCCCGCTGCAGCACCAGATCCTCCACGGTGCCCTGATATTGGAGCTCGCTCACCTGTTCCCTGCCGAAACTGGTGAGCACGGTGACCGCCAAAATCTTGATCTCGGTATCCGCCTCCAGAGCCGCCTCCACCACCGGGCTGTAGCCGTGCACCGTGGTCAGGGAGATACCGCGGCCTGCGAACTGCCTGACCGCCAGCTTGACCGTGGCCGGAATGTCGTAGAGCTTGAGATCAAGCATCACCTTGCACCCCTTGAGGACGATGTAGTCCACCACCTCCCAGCCTCCGGCAAAGAAGAGCTGCATCCCCACCTTGAAAAAACGAATATGATCACAGAGGCGATCGACCAGGGCCATGGCCTTGCTGGGATCGGCCACGTCCAGGGCAAAGATGATACGTTCTTCCAGGGGGACATCGGTCACATTCATGCGCTGATCATCTCCTCTTTGAGCATTCGGTCGGCAAAATCGAGCACGAATTGCCGCTGGGCCGGGGTGGCCTGGGCAATACAGGAACAATGCATGTTGGCTGCGCTGCGCACCAGCAGCTCGAACCGGATCGAACTGGGCTCCAGAATCACCGAGAAATAGAACGGGCCGCAGTTCTCGTGGCCGATCTGCTCCGGTCCGAGCAGATCCGGGGGCACACTGAGAAAAAAGACGCCTTCAAGCCCGCCCGGCTTGAGGGTCCGTTTGAGAAAGCTGTCCAGGTTATCGTGTTCGAGAAAGGATATCTCGTCAATCATATACTGTCGCATTCTGTCTGTCCTTTGCTGCCTGTACTGCCAATTCGGCAGTTTGATTAAAGATATTCCGCCGCAAGCGAAGCCAGGTGGCTGCGTTCGGATCGGGTCAGGGTGATGTGGCCGCAGGCCTCCTGCCCCTTGAGCCGTTCCACGGTGTAACTGAGTCCGTTGCTGCTGGCGTCGAGATAGGGGTTGTCGATCTGCTCGGGATCTCCGGTGAGGACCATTTTGGTCCCCTCCCCCGCCCGGCTGATAATGGTTTTGACCTCATGCGGGGTCAGGTTCTGGGCCTCGTCGATGATCACGTACTGCCGCGAAATCGACCGGCCGCGAATATAGGTCAGGGCTTCGAGCTCGATGCGGTCTTCGCGCAAAAGTCGATTGATGCCCAACTCGGTCGCTGCCTCCTGTTTACCGCCGCTGGTCAGGCCCATGAGATAACTGAGGTTATCGAAGATGGGCTGCATCCACAGCTTCATCTTCTCGTCCTTGGTTCCCGGTAGGTACCCGATATCCTTGCCCAGGGGGATCACCGGCCGAGAGACCAGCAGTTTTTCATAGCGGCTGTTTTTGATGGTATTGGCCATGCCTGCGGCCAGGGCCAACAGGGTCTTGCCGGTGCCGGCCTGGCCGATGAGCGAAACCAGCGCCACCTCGGGATCCATCAGGAGTTCCAGGGCAACCCGCTGTTCCATGGAGCGCGGCCGCAGGTTGGAGGCACTCTCAAACACCGGATTCAGCGGGCGGACCACGTTGCCGGCCACCACCGCACGCCCGATGGCGGTGTGTTTGTCGTTGTTGTCATCCACCAGAAGAACGAACTCGTTGGGGAGAAATTCCTCCCCCGCAAGCTCCAGTTCCTTGCCTTTATAGAGGTGGTCGATCATGGAAGAACTGACCCTGCTGCTGCGCCAACCGGTGTAGAGCTGATCGAAATCCGCCTTTTCCCGCTCAAAATCCATGACCGCAAGACCGAGCGCATCCGCCTTGAGCCGGGCATTGATATCCTTGGACACGAAAATCACCCGCCTCCCCTCCTTGTGCAGGCGGTAGGCCGTGGCAATGATACGGTTGTCGGGAATGTTGAGGTCGATGCAGGTGCCGCAGTCGTCCTCCTTCTCCATGGTGATCCAGACCGTGCCCCCGTCTGCGGTGGGTACCCCCTTGCCCAGGCTCCCCTGCCCGCGAAGCCGGTCCAGGGTGCGAATGACCTGACGGGCATTGCGCCCGAGCTCGTCGTTGTTCTTCTTGAATTTGTCGAGCTCCTCGATCACTGTCATCGGCAGGACAACGGTGTTGTCGCCGAAACAGGTGATGGCCTCATTGTTATGGAGAAGGACGTTGGTATCAAGGACGAAATGTTTATTGTCGGACATGCAACTCCTGTTGGCAGGGGGTTGTCTGATCAAGCGGGTTATGAAGGCATAAAGGCGTTTCCTGAAAAAACCCTTTTCTCCTGGGTAACGGTGACAACAAATTGCCTGTGACCAGAACTCCTTTGGTCCAACCACCGGCCTTGCACACCGAGTGCAATGTCAGTCCGTCATTTACAGATCAAGACTGGTTGTATCCCGGTTGATCACCTCGCCGCCTTGTTCGGTGACAATGACCATGTTTTCCAGACGAATACCGCCCCATTCGGCCAGGTAGAGCCCGGGCTCGACCGTGACCACCATTCCGGCCTGCAGCTGTTTGCTGCCCTTGGGGGAAAGCCGTGGATCCTCGTGCACGGCAATGCCGACCCCATGCCCCAGGCCATGACCGAATGTCTCGCCGTATCCGGCATCGATCAGCACCTGCCGTGCAGCGCGGTCGACCTCGACCCCGGTCACCCCGGCTCGGATGGCATTGATTCCGGCGAGCATGGCCTTGCGCACCGCCCGGTGACGCTCGATAAAGATCGGATCCGGTTTACCGGCGACAAAGGTCCGGGTCATGTCCGAGCAGTAGCCGTCCAGAATCAGGCCCATGTCGATCAGCACCAGGTCACCGGCCTGCAGGACCCGGTCGGTGGGCACGGCATGGGGTTTGGCCGCATTGGTGCCAAAGGCGACGATGGTATCGAAACTCGGCCCCTCGGCGCCCATCTCGCGCATGGTCAACTCAAGGGCCAGGGCGATCTCGCGCTCGCTCATCCCCGGTTCGATGGTTTGATAGACCGACTGGAACACCTGCTCGTTGAGGGCGGTGGAACGCCTGATCAGATCCAGCTCGCGCTCGTCCTTGACGGCCCGCATCTTTTCCACCAGCCCGCTTTCCGCCTTCAACTCCAGATTCTGCGCGGCGGCCATCTTCGAAAGGCGAAGAAAGGTGGCGTAGAGAAAATACTCGCTTTCAAAGGCAAGTGTTTTCACTCCCAGTCTGCGGCACTGTTTTTCCACCGATTTCAACAGGCCTTTGCGGTAGGTGTCCACCGTGAACAGGGGCGCTTCCGCCTCGGCCTGGAGGGTGAAGCGCGAATCGGTCAGGAGGATAGGCTTGTCGGAAGCGGGAATGAGGAGAAAGCCTGCGGTTTCCTGAATGCCATGGTCCGGTGCGGTATAGCCGCTGAGATAGCGACGATTGTCCGGCTGGGAGACAAGCAGCGCGTCGATCTTGCGCCGCCGCAGACTCTGTTGCAGCCGATCAAGCCGACTTTTTTGCGGGCAATACATGCTCAGATCCCGAGCCAGGCCCGCAGTTGGGCCTTGAACTGTTCCAGGGCCTGGCCATACTGCCCATCGAGATCGGCCTCCAGGCGGGACCACTGCTCCTTGAACTGAGGTTCGGTGGTGGGATCGAACTTGATACTGTCGGGTTGCATGCCTTTGCGGATCAGCATCTGCTCGATCTGCATCCGCACCTGCTCCTTGAGCTGATCATGAAGCTGCTGACGGTGCTGACCGTACTGCAGGGCAATGGTCTGCAACTCACGGCAGAGGGCGCCGATATCGGGGGTTGCAGCATTGAGTTCGACAATTCCGTTGATCGCGCGCTCGATACGGGCAATGCCGTCTTCATCGCGGGGCAAAAAGAGATTGCGGATAAGTGAGGTCAACATTCCCTTGCGGATCGAGGCCTGCTCCGCTGCGGAAAATCCGTCTAAAATCTCACCCAGCGAGGGGGTGGTCCCGTTGAGGAAATCGACCGTGCTCTGCATGCCCTTTTTCAAATTCTCTTCATGACGCATCTCCTCGGGTGTGGCCACGCCCATGCGGGCGGCACGCTCCATCACCAGATCCATGGTCGATTTAATTCCAGCCATTCAGGGGTCTCCTTGCTATTCGTGGACAGAAGAAATTCGGTGTCTGCGGGACGAATATTCTGCCGAAAATCGGATTGTTAATCTCTACACCAAGGCCGGCTCTGAGCCAGCCGCACGTTTAAATGGGGCAATGTTCGTGGCTGAGGAATATAAACACTGTGAGCGGAAACTACAAGCGGCCTGAGTCGATCAAACGGGCGACAAAAAATCCGTCCAAGCCGTCGGCAGGATTGGGGCGAAAGCAGCCCTGGCCATCCACAAGCCCCCCTGCAGTTTCCGGCAGAAAGGCGCCTGCCGGTTCAAGGACGAATCGCGGACAACGGGAAAGAAAGAGGGCAACGGCCTCCCGGTTCTCCTCGGGCTCAAGCGAGCAGGTGGCATAGACCAGCACCCCGCCGGGTTTGAGCAGATTGGCTGCGATCTCCAGCAGGTACACCTGGGTCTGCTGGTATTGGACAAAATCCTCCGGACGCCTGTTCCAGCGGATATCGGGCTGCCTGCGAA
Coding sequences within it:
- a CDS encoding diguanylate cyclase, which encodes MNMHFSIRLKLFFSHILAILLVSGSIGTYFYASAADSLLQGLKERLQSSAALISQMLDADDLRAITTEQAAQQGEYVQSLALLRQLRRMNPDIAFLYVMRQEGEKVYFVVDSDESEHQALPGQEYTAVVPGLINGFTGVSVDEAITTDKWGAFLSGYAPLKNGRGQYLVGMDMRADKVYSKYRGLRISGVCSLLASIALAFVFSRYLASRFTGPIDLAVERCTAIAKGRLDEQITQSTNDELDQLLKAFNEMSSALAQSEQVKQEAFTALQRSKDELEIRVQQRTSDLNEVNTRLSHEIAQRIIAQNALQEAAMVDPLTQLFNRRAMSERFEHESKRSLRNRMPFTIVFIDLDHFKEVNDQLGHDAGDTILIETAIRMKSMLRSQDLVARWGGEEFVILLPETELCSGLLVAEKIRSRIGDTPFYAGGVAVEVTASFGLAEYEPGGDVARVLKEADEAVFLAKNKGRNRIELATGRSCG
- a CDS encoding Xaa-Pro peptidase family protein, whose translation is MYCPQKSRLDRLQQSLRRRKIDALLVSQPDNRRYLSGYTAPDHGIQETAGFLLIPASDKPILLTDSRFTLQAEAEAPLFTVDTYRKGLLKSVEKQCRRLGVKTLAFESEYFLYATFLRLSKMAAAQNLELKAESGLVEKMRAVKDERELDLIRRSTALNEQVFQSVYQTIEPGMSEREIALALELTMREMGAEGPSFDTIVAFGTNAAKPHAVPTDRVLQAGDLVLIDMGLILDGYCSDMTRTFVAGKPDPIFIERHRAVRKAMLAGINAIRAGVTGVEVDRAARQVLIDAGYGETFGHGLGHGVGIAVHEDPRLSPKGSKQLQAGMVVTVEPGLYLAEWGGIRLENMVIVTEQGGEVINRDTTSLDL
- a CDS encoding DUF6657 family protein yields the protein MAGIKSTMDLVMERAARMGVATPEEMRHEENLKKGMQSTVDFLNGTTPSLGEILDGFSAAEQASIRKGMLTSLIRNLFLPRDEDGIARIERAINGIVELNAATPDIGALCRELQTIALQYGQHRQQLHDQLKEQVRMQIEQMLIRKGMQPDSIKFDPTTEPQFKEQWSRLEADLDGQYGQALEQFKAQLRAWLGI
- a CDS encoding nitroreductase family protein is translated as MLIDLLRSRRSLRRFNEQPVEQEKLDLLLEAALRSPSSKGNNPWEFVVVTDKARIKDLSVSKAHGATFLAGAPLVIVVCADPAKSDVWVEDAAIATTLIHLEATDLGLGSCWVQLRLRSRDDGTSSQEYMSHLLGLPEGLMVLAMVGIGYPTETKKGHGDASLCRNQVSYEQFGQTKA
- a CDS encoding PhoH family protein, with translation MSDNKHFVLDTNVLLHNNEAITCFGDNTVVLPMTVIEELDKFKKNNDELGRNARQVIRTLDRLRGQGSLGKGVPTADGGTVWITMEKEDDCGTCIDLNIPDNRIIATAYRLHKEGRRVIFVSKDINARLKADALGLAVMDFEREKADFDQLYTGWRSSRVSSSMIDHLYKGKELELAGEEFLPNEFVLLVDDNNDKHTAIGRAVVAGNVVRPLNPVFESASNLRPRSMEQRVALELLMDPEVALVSLIGQAGTGKTLLALAAGMANTIKNSRYEKLLVSRPVIPLGKDIGYLPGTKDEKMKLWMQPIFDNLSYLMGLTSGGKQEAATELGINRLLREDRIELEALTYIRGRSISRQYVIIDEAQNLTPHEVKTIISRAGEGTKMVLTGDPEQIDNPYLDASSNGLSYTVERLKGQEACGHITLTRSERSHLASLAAEYL
- the pyrF gene encoding orotidine-5'-phosphate decarboxylase is translated as MNVTDVPLEERIIFALDVADPSKAMALVDRLCDHIRFFKVGMQLFFAGGWEVVDYIVLKGCKVMLDLKLYDIPATVKLAVRQFAGRGISLTTVHGYSPVVEAALEADTEIKILAVTVLTSFGREQVSELQYQGTVEDLVLQRARTVIGLGCHGIVCSAMEAALLREQLGQEFVMVTPGIRPSGTDPNDQQRVATPGRAIADGADYLVIGRPIRDAEDPAGCISAIQREIAQALA
- a CDS encoding PAS domain S-box protein, producing MKRSPSFIVGIGASAGGHAPLEEIFTSLPTDTGQAFVVVMHLTSEGPSHLADLLRHYTDMPVVTIEEDMGVQADTAYVIPSGCFLTLKDRTFHLEAYASSSGLHHPIDHFFTSLGQEESERAIGVILSGFGNDGSQGVQRIKEYDGLVLVQDPSTAINAPMPSNAIASGVVDQILPATEIAAHLVEVSARGGNSCGPSSIPLIHKKELEQLFALLKTQTGHDFSAYKRNTILRRIDRRMVVNEIQQCQQYLTLLKQNPQEIEALYQELLIGVTGFFRDPEAFDLLRTEVIPHLVANRTEDNPIRIWHACCATGEEAYSVAMLIQEYLEENALQTKVQIFATDLDEKAINQARAGVYPASIENEVSESWLHKYFSRIDNKWQVNKQLREMIVFAHHNIIKDPPFSRLDLLVCRNFLIYLNPEMQKWLIALFHQVLHPGGYLFLGTAESVGLQSNLFAPVDKKWKIFIRQNGEQRVDLPFPFFGPIRRLPGMGTPTRSTEPQNLNPKALAEKLLMERYLPARVIVNDNNEVVHFSKEANSFLVTPEGEPTRDLLRLGREELRPALRAAIYKAFSEHKENRFQGIKVNGEGGDQFINLIVLPLVNNVPGEKLALVIFEPAPSPQVVALPQSETAAIDDGSRDAVVRHLEEQLRVTSEQLQATCEQLESSNEGFLLANEELMATNEELQSANEELQATNEELETSKEELQALNEELITLNVELHGKIEELDRTNTDLENLFTSADIATIFLDRSLHIKRFSPAMAKLFNLIPADIGRPFRHLSGIADWTELPTDAAAVLDNHPPREREVDLPDDERSFIMRVLPYRNTDNTIGGIVLTLIDISQRKKMEMALKESESTLRLFIEQAPASLAMFDRDMRYLQVSRRWLDDYGLNEEDIIVQSHYELFPAITEKWKEAHQRGMNGEILRCEADLFVRADGNKRWIRWEIRPWVDAEERIGGIVIFTEDITAIKEAEEELLRSAELRRLALDGAGLGAWEHNLVTDRITWSPLSYRLFAIEPGTEVSFEQILEKIHPEDREIFSQAVEEALHEEHQGIFRCEHRIIWPDGSEHWLLAHGQVYFEGVEAERKPVRIAGVSWEITEEKLAALQSARLASIVSSSDDAIISKNLQGIIRSWNLGAERLFGYQAQEVIGKPITLIIPEELLHEEEQIQKTLVAGGRLDHFETTRLTKNGEKVDVSLTVSPLLDDKGNIVGFSKIARDITEKIRSAKALEESEERLRLTLEATSEALWDWDVPTGTIHRSARYYTLVNRRPEEDNHDYSFFTSNIHPDDLEQVLAIIEAHKRGESEFIEYDFRLHPNNHSDRWLKVKGKAVSRDVQGAPLRIVGTLADVTHLKHQEEALLQSERHRTLALEAAMAGTWEWELASNAMLWSDEVWALYGLPPHSCHPTYEAWVNTIHPEDREQTIQALHLSVEQRAPFRLEWRSQPQDHADDRWLMAKGMPSFNKDATLEKYIGVVMDITERRENEISRRLLEGQLQQAQKMEAIGTLAGGIAHDFNNILAAIMGYTEMARDMRASRADIKKDLDKVLEAGGRAVNLVRQILAFSRQNQTERVPLEPIHVVKEAIRLLRPALPSTITIKPIHQTSSQCILADPTQIHQVVMNLCTNAFHAMEVTGGELTIRLEDCHLKPEDLALYSKVQPGNFVRLSIADTGPGIAPEIMDKIFDPYFTTKEVGRGTGLGLSIVHGIATAADGFVRCESRIGEGTVFHVYFPAVPRETQPVPAQIEVEYSGNERILLIDDEEILAEMEQGMLEQLGYQVTPQTSSLQALELFRENPGNFDAVVTDQTMPGMTGMELARKLLEIRPELPIILCTGFSTLIDEEQARKCGIRGFVMKPLAIKKLAQLLRKVLSEGKL